Below is a window of Shinella sp. PSBB067 DNA.
CGGTGCGGGGGCAAAGGCCGCAGCGAGCGCACGGGAGGTGGCCGATGCCGCCGACGTCGTCTTCGCCAGCCTGCCGAGCCCGCAGATCCTGGAGACCGTCGCCCTCGGCGACAACGGCATCGCCGCCGGAAATGCCGTCAAGGTCTTCATCGACATCTCCACCACCGGCCCGCGCACCGCCGCGAAGATCGCCGACGGATTGAAGCCGCGCGGCATCGCCATGATCGACGCGCCGGTCAGCGGCGGCCTGAAGGGCGCGCGCAACGGCACGCTCGCGGTCATGACATCAGGCCCCGCGACCGTCTTCGAGACCGTCCGCCCGATCCTCGAGAATTTCGGCAAGCTGTTCTTCATGGGCGAGGTGCAGGGCGCGGCCCAGACGATGAAGCTCGCCAACAATCTCCTGGCCGCCGCCGCGCTGGCCGTTTCCTCCGAGGCGGTCGTCATGGGCGTCAAGGCGGGCCTCGACCCGAAGGTGATGCTCGACGTCATCAACGCCAGCAGCGGCCGCAACAGCGCGACGGAGGACAAGTTCCCGAAATCCGTGCTCCCGCGTACCTTCGATTTCGGCTTTGCCACCGGCCTGTCTTTCAAGGACGTGCGCCTGTGCCTGGAGGAGGCCGAGGCCATGGGCGTTCCGATGGTGGTCGGCAGCGCCGTCCGCCAGATGCTGAGCGTGACCAACCAGCTCTATGGACCGGACTCCGATTTCACCTCGATGGTGCGGGTCGTCGAGGGCTGGGCGCATGTCGAGGTCGGTTCACGCCGCGATCCCGTCGTGGAGGCAAGCTGATCCATGAAGGACCCGCACCAGTACAAGGTCTATGCCATCCGCTACGGGCATTTCGAGCGGCGCTCGCCGGAGAACTTTCTCGGCGGGGATACCCACGACGTACCGATGCCGCTCGACTATTTCGTCTGGGCGATCGTCGGTCAGGAGCGCACCTTCATCGTCGATACGGGTTTCGACAAGCCGACGGGCGACAGGCGCGGCCGCTCCGTCGTGCGCCCGGTCGACGAGGGGCTGGCAATGCTCGGCATCGATCATAGGGCGGTCTCCGACGTCATCATCTCGCACATGCACTACGATCATTGCGGGAACCACCACCTCTTCCCGAACGCGACCTTCCATCTCCAGGACGCGGAGATGGAGTTCGCCACGGGACGCTGCATGTGCCACCACGCGATGCGCCATCCCTTCGAGGCGGAAGACGTGACGAAAATGGTCCGCCGCGTCTTCGACGGCAAGGTCTGCTTCCACGATCCGGAATCCGAGATCGCACCGGGCATCACCCTTCACAAGGTCGGCGGCCATTCCCGCGGCCTTCAGGTCGTACGCGTCGAGACGGAAAACGGCGCGCTGGTCCTGGCGTCCGATGCGGCGCATTTCTATGCGAACATGGAGAAGGAAAAGCCGTTCCCCGTTTTCGACCGCCTGAGCGACGTGATCATGGGCGTCGAGCGCATGAGGAGGCTCGCAAGCGCTCCCCGGCTCATCGTCCCCGGGCATGACCCCCTGATCCTGCAGCGGTTTGCCGGCGACACCGAGAGACCCGGGATCGTCGATTTGACCCTGCCTCTGTGAAGCAGGCCGTGCAACCGAGCTTCGTCATCTGACTTTTCGCCCTCGGCCCGGGGGCTCCGGCATCAAGCCCGCCGACCTGGCGCGCCATGCGCGGGCGCCGGCAGACCACGGTTATCGCCGCAGGCGACACCCCTCCGTCATGCCCTTTCCCGATTGCGATTGACGCGGGCGATGAAGGCGCGTGTGCGCTCCTGCAGCGGATTGGAAAGCACCACGTCGGGCGCGCCGGCCTCGACGATCTGGCCGCGGTCCATGAAGACCACGGTATCGGCGACGTCGCGCGCGAATTCCATTTCATGGGTCACGACGACCATTGTCTGGCCCTCGCTTGCAAGTGAGATCATGACCTCGAGCACCTCGTCGACGAGCTCCGGGTCGAGTGCGGACGTCGGCTCGTCGAAAAGCAGAAGGCGCGGACGAACGGCGAGTGCGCGGGCAATCGCCACGCGCTGCTTCTGCCCGCCGGAGAGCTGCTGCGGATAGGCTCCTTCCTTGCCGGAAAGGCCGACGCGTTCGAGCAGCTCGCGCGCATGCGCCTCGGCCTTCGCGCGCGGCTCCTTCTTCACATGGATCGGCGCTTCCGTGATGTTCTCCAGGACGGACATGTGCGGAAAGAGATTGAAATGCTGGAAAACCATCGCGGTATCGGCGCGCGTGGCCGAGGCCTGGCGGTCGTGCAGCTCATACAGCCTTCCGTTATGCTCGCGGTAACCGACCAGTTGCCCGTTCACGTAGATGCGGCCCTTCTGGACCTTTTCCAGATAGTTGATGCACCGGATCAGCGTGCTCTTGCCCGCGCCCGACGGGCCGATCAGGCAGCAGACCTTTCCGGGATCGACGACGAGGTTTATGCCGCTCAGCACCTCCAGGGTGCCGTAGCGCTTGTGGACGTTCTCGATGCGGACCATCGGCTCGGTGCCGGAGACCGCTTTGCCTGGATCGAGTGCTGTCACGTCGTCTCCTTTCTTCTGGCGCGCAGGAGGCCGAACAGCGCATCCGGCTGGTTGGAGCGGTGGCCACGACCGTAGTGCTTCTCGATCATCCTCTGGATGGAGGTCAGGATCGTCGCCGCCGCGAGATACCAGATCGATGCGACGATCAGCAGCGGAATGGTCTGCAGCGTCCGGCCATAGATGCCCTGCACGGAATAGAGCAGGTCCGAGATCGACAGCACGCTGACCAGCGAGGTCGCCTTCAGCATGCCGATGACCTCGTTCCCGGTCGGCGGAACGATGACGCGCAGCGCCTGGGGAATGATGATACGGCGCAGCGTGTGGGCGGGCGACATTCCAAGCGATTGTGCCGCCTCGCGCTGCCCCGGATCGACCGAAATAAGACCGCCGCGCACGATTTCCGCCATATAGGCCCCTTCGTTGAGCCCGAGGCCCAACAGCGCGGCGGCCAGCGGCGTGATGATGTCGTTCGTCGGAATGCTGAGAATCGACCCGAAGACCGGCAGGCCGATGTCGATGGTGGGGTAGAGCGCGGCGAGATTGTACCAGAAGATCAACTGGACCAGCAGCGGAACGCCCCGGAAGAGCCAGATGTAGAGCGCGGCCACGGTCGCCAGCACCGGGTTCGCGGACTGGCGCATCAAGGCGGCGATGATCCCGAGCACGATGCCGATCGTCATCGCGGCGGCCGTCAGGCCGATGGTCCAGGCAAACCCTTTCAGGATCGTCGCGGCCGTCATGTACTTCAGCACGACAGGCCACTGATAACCCGGGTTCTGCAGCATGGAGGCGACGATGAAGCCTGCGATGGCGATGCAGATCAGCGCCGCGATCCAGCGGCCGGGATACCGGGCCGGGACAATGTCATCCTGATGGTCTGTCATTCGCTTCTGCGGCCTTTCGATCGTTCAGTTCAACACGTCGGCGAGACATTCGTCCCATATCAGGATGGCCCGGTCGATCTCGCCCTCGGTAATGACGAGCGGGGGGATCATGCGGATGATGTGGCCATACGGGCCACAGGTCAGAAGGATCATGTTCCGCTTGAGCGCGGCGGCCCGGACCGCCTGGGCCAGTTCGGGCGCGGGCGCGCGGTCTCGTCCGGAGAACTCCGTCGCCTGCATCAGGCCGAGGCCGCGGACTTCGCCGATCGCCTGGTAACGCTGGCCCGCGGCCTCCAGCCCCGTCCGCAGACGGCGCCCCATCTCGGCGGCGCGCGTGACGAGACCCTCCTCCTCGATGACGTCGAGCGTGGCGATCGCGGCGGCGCAGGCGACGACATTCGCGGAATAGGTTCCGCCCTGCGAGCCCGGCAGGGCGGACGCCATGATCTCGCTCCGCGCGGCGATGCCCGACAGCGGCAGGCCGCTTGCGATCCCCTTGGCGAAGACGAGGATGTCCGGCTCCAGGCCGAAATGCTCGCAGGCCCAGAACCGGCCGGTGCGGGCCGCGCCGCACTGCACCTCGTCCGCGATGAGCACGATGCCGTGGCGGCTGGCGCGCTCCCTGAGACCGGAGAAGAATGCCGTCGATCCGGGCATGTAGCCGGCCTCGCCCTGGACGGGTTCGACGAGAATGGCCGCCGTATCCTCCGGCGAGGTCACAGTCGCGAGGATATGGTCGAGCTCGCTGAGGCAGAAGGCGTCCGCCGTCTCCTGATCCCAGCCGTACCGGTAGGGATGCGGGAACGGCGCGATGACGACGCCGGGCGGAAGCGCGCCAGAGCGGGCCGAGCGGAACCGCGCGCCCGATGTCGTCAGCGCGGCCGAACCGAGCGTGCGGCCGTGGAATCCGTTCTGGAAGACGATGACATTCTGCCGGTTCGTATGGTTGCGCGCGAGACGGACGGCCGCTTCGACGGCTTCCGCGCCGGAATTGGCGAAGAAGAAGGCGTCCAGGCCCCGCGGCATCGTCCTGCCGAGCCTGTCCATGAGGGGTTGGAGCTTGTCATGGCGGAAGATGCCGTACTGGCCGTGCATCATCTGGCCGAGCTGCGCCTGCGCCGCGGCGACCACCCTGGGATGGCAGTGTCCCGTCGCGGTGACGCCGATGCCGGACGTCATGTCGAGATAGGCATCCCCGTTCTGGTCGAAGACCTCGCACCCTTTCGCGCGTGACACCTCGAGCGGCGTGGCCTGCTGAAGAGCCGGGGAAAGATGAAACATGGGACGATCCTCGATGCTGGACGAAAGACGGTGTCCCGGCGAAACGCCGGGACGGGCTGTGTGGATGGTGTCAGGAAGCCTGGTTTTTCAGCGGCTTGTCGATCCCGCCGTCGACGATGCCCCACTTCTCGAGGATTTCCTTGTATTTGCCGCTTTCCATGAGGACGGCCATCGCGTCGAAGAGCGGCTGGTAGAGCGGCGAGTTCTTCGGCACGGCGATGCCGTAGTAGGGCCGGTCGTTATAGACCGTGAAGCCGACATTGCTGAGCTGCCCGCCGAGCTGCTGCGCCGAGTAGCCATTGGTCGCGCCGTCGCCCGAAACGGAATCGACGCGGCCGGAAGTCAGCGCCAGAACGGCATCGTTCTGCGTCGGGTAGGCGCTGACCTGGATTGCCGGCTTGCCCATGTCGACGCAGGCCTTGCTGCTCTCTTCGGCCTGGCTTTCCGATGCCGTGCCCTTCAGCGCGCCGACCTTCGTGCCGCAGATGTCTTCCAGCTTTTCCGGAGCCTTGCCGCCTGCCTTGATGAGGAAGGACGTGCCGCCGCGGTAGTAGTCGATGAAATCGACCGTCTCCTGGCGCTTGGCGTAGTCGCCGATCGACGAGACGCCGATGTCGTAGCGCTTCGACTGCAGGCCCGGCATGATGTTCGAGAACTCAGTGGCATTGTTGACGATATTCACGCCCAGGATCGTCCCGAGCGCGGCGGAGATTTCGATGTCCGCCCCGACCAGCGCGTTGTTCTCGTCGAGGAATTCGAACGGCGGGTAGTCCGTCGCCGTCGCGGCATTGATGACGCCGGCCTGCTTGAAATTGTCCGGAAGCGCTTCGTGGATCTTGTCCGAACGGGTGAGGTCGGCTGCAAGCACAAAACCTGCCGATACGAGAAGAAGCGCTGCGCCGAGCGACGTGACCCTGATTTTCCTGGTCATTTTGTTCCCCTTGTGTGGTGTGCCGAGAAATTCGGCATGGGTAATTTGTGACGTGTACTGTGCCGGGCGGGCCAATAGTAATTTGGTGCAAACCTATAGCTTGGACTTATGACCTTCGGACGATGCCGGAAATGCGAGGCCCGCCATGGCGTTTCCGGCACTGCGATCTTCTATTGGAGAGCGATGAGAACGCTCTTGCTTTTCCGGTTGGCGAGGTAGGCATCGCGACCGAGATCCTTGCCGAACCCCGACTTCTTGTAGCCTCCGGTCGGCAGAATATGGTCGCGCGAGCGATTGTAGCGGTTGATCCAGACGGTGCCGGCCTGCAGCGACCGGCTCAGCCGCAGCGCCCGCGACAGGTCCTTCGTATAGAGGCCCGCCGCAAGGCCATATTGCGGATGATCGGCGAGGGCCACCGCCTCTTCCTCGGTGTCGAAGGTCTGCATCGTCAGCACGGGGCCGAAGATTTCCTCGACGATCGCCGGTGACGAGGAACCGATGCTGGAGAGCAGGGTCGGCGCATAGAAATAGCCGGCTTGCTCCAGCCTGCCGCCGCCGAGCATGCACTCGCCGCCACCGGCAATGGCTGCCTTGACGATACGGTCGATCCGCTCGATCTGTCGCTGCGAGATTATGGGGGAGTACTTCGATGCCGCGTCCCATGTGGGGCCGGGCGTCACCGCCCGCATATGCGAGGCGATCGCATCGCCGAGGCGCTCCGCGATCGTCCGTTCCACGATCAGGCGCGAGCCGGCGACGCAGGCCTGCCCGGCATTGCTGAGAATGCCGTTGGCGATCGCGGATGCGGCCCCTTCGAGATCGGCGTCGGCAAACACGATCTGCGGGCTCTTTCCGCCAAGCTCCAGCGTCATCGGCTTGACGCCGGTTCGGGCGATATTGGCCATGATCGCCGATCCGGCTGCGGTGGATCCCGTAAAACTCACTTTCGCGATGTCGGGATGCCCGGTGATGGCGTTGCCCGTCGTCTCGCCGTCCCCGAGCACGATGTTGAGGAGGCCGTCGGGCAGGCCGGCCCGTGTGGCGAGTTCCGCCATGTAGAGCGTGGAGAACGGTGTCATTTCCGACGGCTTCAGCACGACGGCATTGCCGGCCGCCAGAGCCGGGCCGATCTTCCACCCCGCCATGTTGATCGGAAAATTCCAGGGCGTGATGGCGCCGACGACGCCATAGGGTTCCGTGAGGATCATGCCGAAGCTGGCATCGTCGGTCGGCACGACCGTACCGTCTTCCTTGTCGGCGAACTCCGCGAAGAAACGGATCTGCTCCGCGGTGATCGCAATGTCCCCCTGCCCGAGCTGCCCGACCGGGCGCGTCGAATAGGCCGCTTCCAGCATGGCCAGCGTCCCGGCCTCCGCCTCGATCAGGTCGGCCCAGCGCTGTAGGACCTTCGATCGCTCGCGCGGCCGGATGCCGCCCCAGTTGGAGGTCTTGAGCGCCGCCTTCGCCGTCTGGACGGCCCTGTCGACCATACCGGCATCCGCGACCGGACAGGCGGCGGCCACCTTGCCGTCGGAGGGCCGCGTGACGTCGATGACCCCGTCGGCGGGCGCATAGGCGCCTCCGATATAATGCCCGATTGTCGGCGACACGTCGTCCGGATTGAAACTC
It encodes the following:
- a CDS encoding NAD(P)-dependent oxidoreductase encodes the protein MSYSRIGFVGIGKMGAPMAGRLIAAGYDVTVHDLDARAVAELVGAGAKAAASAREVADAADVVFASLPSPQILETVALGDNGIAAGNAVKVFIDISTTGPRTAAKIADGLKPRGIAMIDAPVSGGLKGARNGTLAVMTSGPATVFETVRPILENFGKLFFMGEVQGAAQTMKLANNLLAAAALAVSSEAVVMGVKAGLDPKVMLDVINASSGRNSATEDKFPKSVLPRTFDFGFATGLSFKDVRLCLEEAEAMGVPMVVGSAVRQMLSVTNQLYGPDSDFTSMVRVVEGWAHVEVGSRRDPVVEAS
- a CDS encoding N-acyl homoserine lactonase family protein is translated as MKDPHQYKVYAIRYGHFERRSPENFLGGDTHDVPMPLDYFVWAIVGQERTFIVDTGFDKPTGDRRGRSVVRPVDEGLAMLGIDHRAVSDVIISHMHYDHCGNHHLFPNATFHLQDAEMEFATGRCMCHHAMRHPFEAEDVTKMVRRVFDGKVCFHDPESEIAPGITLHKVGGHSRGLQVVRVETENGALVLASDAAHFYANMEKEKPFPVFDRLSDVIMGVERMRRLASAPRLIVPGHDPLILQRFAGDTERPGIVDLTLPL
- a CDS encoding amino acid ABC transporter ATP-binding protein — its product is MVRIENVHKRYGTLEVLSGINLVVDPGKVCCLIGPSGAGKSTLIRCINYLEKVQKGRIYVNGQLVGYREHNGRLYELHDRQASATRADTAMVFQHFNLFPHMSVLENITEAPIHVKKEPRAKAEAHARELLERVGLSGKEGAYPQQLSGGQKQRVAIARALAVRPRLLLFDEPTSALDPELVDEVLEVMISLASEGQTMVVVTHEMEFARDVADTVVFMDRGQIVEAGAPDVVLSNPLQERTRAFIARVNRNRERA
- a CDS encoding amino acid ABC transporter permease; the encoded protein is MTDHQDDIVPARYPGRWIAALICIAIAGFIVASMLQNPGYQWPVVLKYMTAATILKGFAWTIGLTAAAMTIGIVLGIIAALMRQSANPVLATVAALYIWLFRGVPLLVQLIFWYNLAALYPTIDIGLPVFGSILSIPTNDIITPLAAALLGLGLNEGAYMAEIVRGGLISVDPGQREAAQSLGMSPAHTLRRIIIPQALRVIVPPTGNEVIGMLKATSLVSVLSISDLLYSVQGIYGRTLQTIPLLIVASIWYLAAATILTSIQRMIEKHYGRGHRSNQPDALFGLLRARRKETT
- a CDS encoding aspartate aminotransferase family protein; this encodes MFHLSPALQQATPLEVSRAKGCEVFDQNGDAYLDMTSGIGVTATGHCHPRVVAAAQAQLGQMMHGQYGIFRHDKLQPLMDRLGRTMPRGLDAFFFANSGAEAVEAAVRLARNHTNRQNVIVFQNGFHGRTLGSAALTTSGARFRSARSGALPPGVVIAPFPHPYRYGWDQETADAFCLSELDHILATVTSPEDTAAILVEPVQGEAGYMPGSTAFFSGLRERASRHGIVLIADEVQCGAARTGRFWACEHFGLEPDILVFAKGIASGLPLSGIAARSEIMASALPGSQGGTYSANVVACAAAIATLDVIEEEGLVTRAAEMGRRLRTGLEAAGQRYQAIGEVRGLGLMQATEFSGRDRAPAPELAQAVRAAALKRNMILLTCGPYGHIIRMIPPLVITEGEIDRAILIWDECLADVLN
- a CDS encoding ABC transporter substrate-binding protein, with translation MTRKIRVTSLGAALLLVSAGFVLAADLTRSDKIHEALPDNFKQAGVINAATATDYPPFEFLDENNALVGADIEISAALGTILGVNIVNNATEFSNIMPGLQSKRYDIGVSSIGDYAKRQETVDFIDYYRGGTSFLIKAGGKAPEKLEDICGTKVGALKGTASESQAEESSKACVDMGKPAIQVSAYPTQNDAVLALTSGRVDSVSGDGATNGYSAQQLGGQLSNVGFTVYNDRPYYGIAVPKNSPLYQPLFDAMAVLMESGKYKEILEKWGIVDGGIDKPLKNQAS
- a CDS encoding aldehyde dehydrogenase; the protein is MSKSFNPDDVSPTIGHYIGGAYAPADGVIDVTRPSDGKVAAACPVADAGMVDRAVQTAKAALKTSNWGGIRPRERSKVLQRWADLIEAEAGTLAMLEAAYSTRPVGQLGQGDIAITAEQIRFFAEFADKEDGTVVPTDDASFGMILTEPYGVVGAITPWNFPINMAGWKIGPALAAGNAVVLKPSEMTPFSTLYMAELATRAGLPDGLLNIVLGDGETTGNAITGHPDIAKVSFTGSTAAGSAIMANIARTGVKPMTLELGGKSPQIVFADADLEGAASAIANGILSNAGQACVAGSRLIVERTIAERLGDAIASHMRAVTPGPTWDAASKYSPIISQRQIERIDRIVKAAIAGGGECMLGGGRLEQAGYFYAPTLLSSIGSSSPAIVEEIFGPVLTMQTFDTEEEAVALADHPQYGLAAGLYTKDLSRALRLSRSLQAGTVWINRYNRSRDHILPTGGYKKSGFGKDLGRDAYLANRKSKSVLIALQ